A genome region from Etheostoma cragini isolate CJK2018 chromosome 4, CSU_Ecrag_1.0, whole genome shotgun sequence includes the following:
- the znf740a gene encoding gastrula zinc finger protein XlCGF57.1 isoform X4, producing the protein MSHLPSSSVRDHMKWAGLLGCEAVLSSMALMQASSMAAPPKKMMAPLGHGPPQREGPDRAPQSHMILPSGMSCPPLVRTHFGNLIRKEGEFQAPRLLDEKEMRANEDMQQKKKNRKSVTPCKGTGGDENGPSSKVQKNFICDHCYGAFRSGYHLKRHILIHTGEKPYACAVCDMRFIQRYHLERHSLIHTGVKPYACSMCDMRFFQRYHLERHRLTHTGMRPFTVPSSRVKPYACSMCDMRFFQRYHLARHSLTHTGVKPYACSMCDMRFFQRYHLARHSLTHTGVKPYACSMCDMRFFQRYHLARHTLTHTGVKPYACSMCDMRFFQRYHLARHSLTHTGVKPYACTMCDMRFIQRYQLERHSLTHTGVKPYACTMCDKRFFQRYHLARHSLTHMGVKPYACTMCDMKFFQRYHLARHSLTHTGVKPYACTMCDKRFFQRYHLARHSLTHMGVKPFACTMCDMRFVQRYHLARHSLTHTGVKPYACTMCDKRFFQRYHLARHSLTHMGVKPFACTMCDMRFVQRYHLARHSLTHTGVKPYACSMCDMRFIQRNHLERHSLTHTGEKPFACDMCDMRFIQRYHLERHKRVHSGEKPYQCERCQQNFSRTDRLLRHRRLCQGRGVAKVENQPCCEPRPYPQEPPPAPQTWSPLHPPPGRLAV; encoded by the exons ATGTCACATCTGCCCAGCAGCTCAGTCCGCGACCATATGAAATGG GCGGGGCTGCTTGGCTGCGAGGCTGTCCTCTCCAGCATGGCCCTGATGCAGGCCAGCTCCATGGCTGCTCCGCCCAAAAAAATGATGGCTCCACTTGGCCATGGACCACCACAGAGAGAGGGACCTGATCGTGCTCCCCAGAGCCATATGATCCTCCCATCCGGAATGAGCTGTCCACCCCTGGTTAGGACCCACTTCGGAAAT CTTATCCGGAAGGAAGGTGAATTCCAAGCTCCCCGCCTTCTGGATGAGAAGGAGATGAGGGCCAATGAGGAcatgcagcagaaaaaaaagaacaggaaatCAGTTACTCCCTGCAAA GGCACGGGGGGAGATGAGAATGGTCCATCATCCAAAGTgcagaaaaactttatttgtgaTCACTGTTACGGAGCATTTAGAAGTGGATACCACCTGAAGAGACACATCCTCATTCATACAG GGGAGAAGCCGTATGCTTGTGCCGTATGTGACATGAGGTTTATTCAGCGTTACCACCTGGAGAGACACAGCCTCATTCACACGG gggtgAAGCCGTACGCTTGTTCCATGTGTGACATGAGGTTTTTCCAGCGTTACCACCTGGAGAGACACAGACTCACTCATACGGGTATGCGTCCATTTACCGTACCCAGTTCAA GGGTGAAGCCGTACGCTTGCTCCATGTGTGACATGAGGTTCTTCCAACGTTACCATCTGGCAAGACACAGCCTCACTCATACTG GGGTGAAGCCATACGCTTGCTCCATGTGTGACATGAGATTTTTCCAACGCTACCACTTGGCAAGGCACAGCCTCACTCACACGG GGGTGAAGCCATATGCTTGCTCCATGTGTGATATGAGATTTTTCCAGAGATACCACCTGGCAAGACACACTCTCACCCATACGG GGGTGAAGCCATACGCTTGCTCCATGTGTGACATGAGGTTCTTCCAGCGTTACCATTTGGCAAGACACAGCCTCACTCATACTG GGGTGAAGCCGTATGCTTGTACCATGTGTGACATGAGGTTTATACAACGTTACCAACTGGAGAGACACAGTCTTACTCATACGG GGGTGAAGCCGTACGCTTGCACCATGTGTGACAAGAGGTTTTTTCAGCGCTACCACCTGGCGAGACACAGCCTCACTCATATGG GTGTGAAACCTTATGCTTGCACCATGTGTGACATGAAGTTTTTTCAGCGTTACCACCTGGCGAGACACAGCCTCACTCATACGG GTGTGAAACCTTATGCTTGCACCATGTGTGACAAGAGGTTTTTTCAGCGCTACCACCTGGCGAGACACAGCCTCACTCATATGG GTGTGAAACCTTTTGCTTGCACCATGTGTGACATGAGGTTTGTTCAGCGTTACCACCTGGCGAGACACAGCCTCACTCATACGG GTGTGAAACCTTATGCTTGCACCATGTGTGACAAGAGGTTTTTTCAGCGCTACCACCTGGCGAGACACAGCCTCACTCATATGG GTGTGAAACCTTTTGCTTGCACCATGTGTGACATGAGGTTTGTTCAGCGCTACCACCTGGCGAGACACAGCCTCACTCATACGG gggtgAAGCCGTATGCTTGTTCCATGTGTGACATGAGGTTTATTCAGCGTAACCACCTGGAGAGACACAGCCTCACTCATACGG GAGAGAAGCCATTTGCTTGTGACATGTGTGATATGAGGTTTATCCAGCGTTACCACCTTGAGAGACACAAGCGTGTCCATAGTGGGGAGAAGCCTTACCAGTGTGAACGGTGCCAGCAG AACTTTTCACGGACAGACCGGCTATTGCGGCATCGGCGGTTGTGTCAGGGTCGCGGCGTAGCCAAAGTAGAGAACCAGCCATGCTGCGAACCACGCCCATACCCCCAAGAACCCCCACCCGCACCCCAAACCTGGAGTCCCCTGCACCCCCCTCCAGGCCGACTGGCGGTTTGA
- the znf740a gene encoding gastrula zinc finger protein XlCGF57.1 isoform X2 has translation MSHLPSSSVRDHMKWAGLLGCEAVLSSMALMQASSMAAPPKKMMAPLGHGPPQREGPDRAPQSHMILPSGMSCPPLLIRKEGEFQAPRLLDEKEMRANEDMQQKKKNRKSVTPCKVREQEGRGGKGTGGDENGPSSKVQKNFICDHCYGAFRSGYHLKRHILIHTGEKPYACAVCDMRFIQRYHLERHSLIHTGVKPYACSMCDMRFFQRYHLERHRLTHTGMRPFTVPSSRVKPYACSMCDMRFFQRYHLARHSLTHTGVKPYACSMCDMRFFQRYHLARHSLTHTGVKPYACSMCDMRFFQRYHLARHTLTHTGVKPYACSMCDMRFFQRYHLARHSLTHTGVKPYACTMCDMRFIQRYQLERHSLTHTGVKPYACTMCDKRFFQRYHLARHSLTHMGVKPYACTMCDMKFFQRYHLARHSLTHTGVKPYACTMCDKRFFQRYHLARHSLTHMGVKPFACTMCDMRFVQRYHLARHSLTHTGVKPYACTMCDKRFFQRYHLARHSLTHMGVKPFACTMCDMRFVQRYHLARHSLTHTGVKPYACSMCDMRFIQRNHLERHSLTHTGEKPFACDMCDMRFIQRYHLERHKRVHSGEKPYQCERCQQNFSRTDRLLRHRRLCQGRGVAKVENQPCCEPRPYPQEPPPAPQTWSPLHPPPGRLAV, from the exons ATGTCACATCTGCCCAGCAGCTCAGTCCGCGACCATATGAAATGG GCGGGGCTGCTTGGCTGCGAGGCTGTCCTCTCCAGCATGGCCCTGATGCAGGCCAGCTCCATGGCTGCTCCGCCCAAAAAAATGATGGCTCCACTTGGCCATGGACCACCACAGAGAGAGGGACCTGATCGTGCTCCCCAGAGCCATATGATCCTCCCATCCGGAATGAGCTGTCCACCCCTG CTTATCCGGAAGGAAGGTGAATTCCAAGCTCCCCGCCTTCTGGATGAGAAGGAGATGAGGGCCAATGAGGAcatgcagcagaaaaaaaagaacaggaaatCAGTTACTCCCTGCAAAGTGAGAGAACAAGAAGGAAGGGGAGGGAAG GGCACGGGGGGAGATGAGAATGGTCCATCATCCAAAGTgcagaaaaactttatttgtgaTCACTGTTACGGAGCATTTAGAAGTGGATACCACCTGAAGAGACACATCCTCATTCATACAG GGGAGAAGCCGTATGCTTGTGCCGTATGTGACATGAGGTTTATTCAGCGTTACCACCTGGAGAGACACAGCCTCATTCACACGG gggtgAAGCCGTACGCTTGTTCCATGTGTGACATGAGGTTTTTCCAGCGTTACCACCTGGAGAGACACAGACTCACTCATACGGGTATGCGTCCATTTACCGTACCCAGTTCAA GGGTGAAGCCGTACGCTTGCTCCATGTGTGACATGAGGTTCTTCCAACGTTACCATCTGGCAAGACACAGCCTCACTCATACTG GGGTGAAGCCATACGCTTGCTCCATGTGTGACATGAGATTTTTCCAACGCTACCACTTGGCAAGGCACAGCCTCACTCACACGG GGGTGAAGCCATATGCTTGCTCCATGTGTGATATGAGATTTTTCCAGAGATACCACCTGGCAAGACACACTCTCACCCATACGG GGGTGAAGCCATACGCTTGCTCCATGTGTGACATGAGGTTCTTCCAGCGTTACCATTTGGCAAGACACAGCCTCACTCATACTG GGGTGAAGCCGTATGCTTGTACCATGTGTGACATGAGGTTTATACAACGTTACCAACTGGAGAGACACAGTCTTACTCATACGG GGGTGAAGCCGTACGCTTGCACCATGTGTGACAAGAGGTTTTTTCAGCGCTACCACCTGGCGAGACACAGCCTCACTCATATGG GTGTGAAACCTTATGCTTGCACCATGTGTGACATGAAGTTTTTTCAGCGTTACCACCTGGCGAGACACAGCCTCACTCATACGG GTGTGAAACCTTATGCTTGCACCATGTGTGACAAGAGGTTTTTTCAGCGCTACCACCTGGCGAGACACAGCCTCACTCATATGG GTGTGAAACCTTTTGCTTGCACCATGTGTGACATGAGGTTTGTTCAGCGTTACCACCTGGCGAGACACAGCCTCACTCATACGG GTGTGAAACCTTATGCTTGCACCATGTGTGACAAGAGGTTTTTTCAGCGCTACCACCTGGCGAGACACAGCCTCACTCATATGG GTGTGAAACCTTTTGCTTGCACCATGTGTGACATGAGGTTTGTTCAGCGCTACCACCTGGCGAGACACAGCCTCACTCATACGG gggtgAAGCCGTATGCTTGTTCCATGTGTGACATGAGGTTTATTCAGCGTAACCACCTGGAGAGACACAGCCTCACTCATACGG GAGAGAAGCCATTTGCTTGTGACATGTGTGATATGAGGTTTATCCAGCGTTACCACCTTGAGAGACACAAGCGTGTCCATAGTGGGGAGAAGCCTTACCAGTGTGAACGGTGCCAGCAG AACTTTTCACGGACAGACCGGCTATTGCGGCATCGGCGGTTGTGTCAGGGTCGCGGCGTAGCCAAAGTAGAGAACCAGCCATGCTGCGAACCACGCCCATACCCCCAAGAACCCCCACCCGCACCCCAAACCTGGAGTCCCCTGCACCCCCCTCCAGGCCGACTGGCGGTTTGA